The following proteins are encoded in a genomic region of Triticum dicoccoides isolate Atlit2015 ecotype Zavitan chromosome 1B, WEW_v2.0, whole genome shotgun sequence:
- the LOC119340544 gene encoding glyoxysomal fatty acid beta-oxidation multifunctional protein MFP-a-like: MARGATTMEVRDDGVAVITISNPPVNALSFDVIASLQRNYEEALRRNDVKAIVLTGAKGRFSGGFDINGFGNKPKNEKPGSFSIDFLTGVVEDAQKPSVAAIDGVALGGGLELAMVCHARVSTPSAQLGLPELQLGIIPGMGGTQRLPRLVGLKKALEMMLMSKSIKGVEAHKFGLVDAIVSADKLISIACSCALEIHEHKRPWLKSLLRTDRLTDIVEAKKILKFARVQALKQAANLQHPLVCIDVIEEGILFGPRAALMKEVLSGKMLEQSQTSKSLRHFFFAQRATSKIPNITNLGLTPRRILKAAIVGGGLMGSGIATAFILSDIVVVLKEVNEKFLNTGINRIKANLQSSVKKGRMTQEDYEKKLSLLSGVLDYEQFRDADVVIEAVIEDLLLKQKIFSDLERSCHSNCIFATNTSTIDLRLIGQQTACQDRIVGAHFFSPAHVMPLLEIVCTQQTSSQVIVDLLDVAKKIRKTPIVVGSCTGFAVNRMFFPYGQAAGLLVDYGLDIYHIDHVIAKFGMPMGPFRLADLVGFGVAVATRKQYYKSYPERCYKSRLTEIMLEENRTGESSHRGFYLYNDKRQASPDPDIKKYVEKSRNMAGVAQDPKLMKLTDKDIVEIIFFPVVNEACRVLDEGIALKASDLDVASIMGMGFPSFRGGVMFWADSLGAEYVYRRLDAWSKDYGEFFKPCEYLAARASRGASLAATTADGTKSRL, encoded by the exons ATGGcgaggggtgcaaccaccatggagGTCCGCGACGACGGTGTAGCCGTCATCACCATCTCCAACCCGCCCGTCAACGCCCTCTCCTTTGACG TCATAGCTAGCTTGCAGAGAAACTACGAAGAAGCTCTAAGAAGGAATGATGTCAAGGCCATCGTTCTCACTG GCGCCAAAGGGAGGTTTTCAGGTGGATTTGATATAAATGGATTCGGAAATAAACCAA AAAACGAGAAGCCCGGGTCCTTTTCTATTGATTTTCTGACTGGTGTAGTGGAAG ATGCTCAGAAGCCGTCAGTGGCTGCTATAGATGGTGTTGCTCTAGGTGGTGGCTTAGAGCTTGCAATG GTTTGCCATGCTCGGGTTTCTACACCGTCAGCTCAATTAGGACTACCTGAACTTCAGCTTGGTATCATTCCTGGAATGGGAG GAACACAACGATTGCCCCGCCTTGTTGGCCTGAAAAAAGCTCTTGAGATGATGTTG ATGTCAAAGTCTATAAAAGGGGTAGAGGCTCACAAATTCGGTTTGGTTGATGCCATAGTTTCAGCTGATAAGCTGATCAGCATTGCCTGTTCTTGTGCTCTGGAAATCCACGAACACAAAAGGCCATGGTTAAAGAGTCTCCTGAGAACGGATAGACTTACAGATATTGTGGAAGCAAAGAAAATTCTCAAATTTGCGAGAGTTCAAGCCCTAAAACAGGCTGCTAATCTTCAACATCCATTAGTTTGCATTGATGTTATTGAAGAAGGAATTCTTTTTGGCCCTCGTGCCGCCCTCATGAAG GAAGTGCTTTCTGGAAAAATGCTTGAGCAGTCTCAAACAAGCAAAAGCTTAAGGCATTTTTTTTTCGCCCAACGTGCGACTTCAAAG ATACCAAATATTACCAACTTGGGTTTGACACCACGGAGAATACTAAAGGCAGCTATTGTTGGTGGAGGTCTAATGGGATCCGGAATTGCAACTGCGTTCATACTGAGTGACATTGTGGTAGTCTTGAAAGAAGTAAATGAGAAGTTCTTGAATACTGGCATTAACAGAATTAAAG CCAATTTGCAGAGTTCTGTCAAAAAGGGACGAATGACCCAAGAAGATTATGAAAAGAAACTTTCTCTGCTGTCCGGTGTTCTTGACTACGAGCAATTTAGAGATGCAGATGTGGTCATTGAG GCCGTTATTGAGGATCTATTGCTGAAGCAGAAAATATTCTCTGATCTTGAAAGGAGCTGTCACTCTAATTGTATATTTGCCACAAATACTTCAACCATAGACTTGCGGTTAATTGGCCAACAAACAGCTTGTCAAGATCGAATTGTTGGTGCCCACTTCTTCAG TCCAGCTCATGTCATGCCACTGTTGGAAATAGTTTGTACTCAGCAGACTTCCTCACAAGTTATTGTGGACTTGCTAGATGTGGCAAAGAAGATACGGAAAACACCAATTGTTGTTGGGAGCTGCACTGGGTTTGCTGTCAATAGGATGTTTTTTCCTTACGGCCAGGCAGCTGGTTTGCTCGTTGATTATGGTTTGGATATATATCACATAGATCATGTGATAGCAAAATTTGGAATGCCGATGGGACCTTTTCG ATTAGCTGATCTTGTAGGTTTTGGCGTTGCCGTTGCCACTAGAAAGCAATATTATAAGAGTTATCCAGAGCGATGTTATAAATCACGTCTTACTGAAATTATGCTCGAGGAGAACAGGACAG GTGAATCTTCTCATAGGGGATTTTATCTTTATAATGATAAGCGACAAGCTTCTCCAGATCCTGATATCAAAAAGTATGTTGAGAAATCAAGAAACATGGCAGGTGTTGCACAAGATCCTAAG CTAATGAAATTAACAGACAAGGACATCGTAGAGATAATCTTCTTTCCCGTGGTGAATGAGGCCTGCCGAGTCCTTGATGAGGGAATTGCACTGAAAGCATCTGATCTTGATGTAGCATCCATTATGGGAATGGGCTTCCCTTCTTTTAG GGGTGGGGTGATGTTTTGGGCCGACTCTCTCGGCGCGGAATACGTGTACCGCAGACTGGATGCGTGGTCCAAGGACTACGGGGAGTTCTTCAAACCCTGTGAATATCTAGCTGCCAGAGCTAGTCGCGGCGCATCCTTG GCTGCCACCACAGCTGATGGGACCAAATCGCGACTCTAG